In Streptomyces canus, one DNA window encodes the following:
- a CDS encoding sensor histidine kinase, producing the protein MTAPSVEPFVHPALFYRGEEEYLHGTVPFVREGLKAGEPVAVAVPGPNLAMLKEALGEDVAHVKFLDMTEAGRNPGRIIPRVLRAFADTHRRTRVRIIGEPIWAGRSTVEYPACVQHEALINPAFQGRDVTILCPYDADHLDEQVLTDAYATHPLIISGGRERPSTAYAPEQVVARYNQPLEQPAAAEELVFDADRLPSARLFAVERAARFGLSGGRLEDVALIVAELTTNSVVHGGGSGILWVWADEGRVVCEVRDHGALNDPLAGRRPPAPDRLGGRGLLLVHSLADLVRIHTGPDGTVVRSYIGQH; encoded by the coding sequence ATGACGGCTCCCAGCGTCGAACCGTTCGTTCACCCCGCCTTGTTCTACCGAGGCGAGGAGGAGTATCTGCACGGCACGGTGCCTTTCGTCCGCGAGGGCCTGAAGGCCGGGGAGCCGGTGGCGGTGGCCGTCCCGGGGCCGAACCTCGCCATGCTCAAGGAGGCTCTGGGCGAGGACGTCGCGCACGTGAAGTTCCTCGACATGACCGAGGCGGGGCGCAACCCGGGGCGGATCATCCCCAGGGTGCTGCGCGCCTTCGCGGACACCCATCGCCGGACGCGGGTGCGGATCATCGGTGAGCCGATCTGGGCCGGCCGCAGCACCGTGGAGTACCCGGCGTGCGTCCAGCACGAGGCACTGATCAACCCGGCGTTCCAAGGCCGGGACGTCACCATCCTGTGCCCGTACGACGCCGACCACCTCGACGAACAGGTGCTCACCGACGCGTACGCGACCCATCCCCTGATCATCTCCGGCGGCAGGGAACGGCCCAGCACCGCCTACGCTCCCGAGCAGGTGGTCGCACGCTACAACCAGCCCCTGGAGCAGCCGGCGGCGGCCGAGGAACTCGTCTTCGACGCCGACCGGTTGCCGAGCGCCCGGCTCTTCGCCGTCGAACGGGCCGCGCGGTTCGGTCTTTCCGGTGGCCGCCTGGAGGACGTGGCCCTGATCGTGGCCGAGCTGACCACCAACAGCGTTGTGCACGGCGGGGGTTCCGGCATCCTGTGGGTGTGGGCCGACGAGGGCCGAGTGGTGTGCGAGGTGCGCGACCACGGGGCCCTGAACGATCCGCTCGCCGGCCGCCGCCCGCCCGCACCGGACAGGCTCGGCGGCCGGGGCCTGCTGCTCGTGCACTCCCTCGCCGACCTCGTACGCATCCACACCGGCCCCGACGGAACGGTCGTTCGCAGCTACATCGGTCAGCACTGA
- a CDS encoding DUF2071 domain-containing protein, with translation MARQRVDDVAVRALLPRELILYESIEVGLARGTRRLGHLWETTVEHEPWPLITAAVDVLEQTRTAAVVPPAPLDEPVVHFSSAGELGPSRRLFS, from the coding sequence GTGGCGCGGCAACGGGTCGATGACGTCGCGGTGCGGGCCCTGCTCCCCCGCGAGCTGATCCTGTACGAGTCCATCGAGGTTGGCCTCGCGCGGGGCACCCGTCGGCTGGGCCACCTCTGGGAGACGACCGTGGAACACGAACCCTGGCCGCTGATCACCGCGGCCGTCGACGTGCTGGAGCAGACGCGTACCGCCGCGGTGGTCCCGCCCGCCCCGCTCGACGAGCCCGTCGTGCACTTCTCCTCCGCAGGCGAGCTCGGGCCCTCCCGGCGCCTTTTCTCGTGA
- a CDS encoding PP2C family protein-serine/threonine phosphatase, with product MEGGDLELGELLAAAEAAPPGESVDVVARDLQKRFGAQRVSFLFVDLIGQRLVRLAAIDDEVADQIEPIDLQGSVYDSVLRSQRQHVEPDGQDGQRVITPVTNRGDCIGVLEVTLQSVDDTVLRQVRDAAHTLAYIIVTDGRFTDLYHLGRRTTETSLAAEIQHQLLPSAPCCEAAQFTLAAGLVPADDIGGDTYDYTLDRDTLHLSITDAMGHDTNSALLATLLVGALRRARRSGCDALKQAHHAHQALLSHSRGLATGQLLCVDLETGLCELVNAGHPWPLRLRDGTVEEVKLAVNLPFGVAAPASYRVQEVQLRPGDRLILLTDGMQERGAAAADLASVIHETRALHPREAVRALTGAVLDACHGSLRDDATVLILDWHGDRRRPVETGSGERPERPDGS from the coding sequence GTGGAGGGTGGAGATCTGGAACTGGGCGAGTTGCTGGCCGCTGCGGAAGCGGCCCCGCCCGGTGAGTCCGTCGATGTGGTGGCCCGCGACCTGCAGAAGCGGTTCGGTGCGCAGCGGGTGTCCTTCCTGTTCGTCGACCTCATCGGTCAGCGGCTGGTACGGCTCGCCGCGATCGACGACGAGGTCGCGGACCAAATCGAGCCGATCGACCTTCAGGGCAGTGTCTACGACAGCGTGCTGCGCAGCCAGCGCCAGCATGTGGAGCCGGACGGCCAGGACGGACAGCGCGTCATCACGCCCGTCACCAACCGCGGCGACTGCATCGGCGTCCTGGAGGTGACGCTGCAGTCCGTGGACGACACCGTGCTGCGGCAGGTCCGCGACGCGGCACACACGCTGGCCTACATCATCGTCACGGACGGGCGCTTCACCGACCTCTACCACCTGGGCCGGCGCACCACCGAGACCAGCCTGGCCGCGGAGATCCAGCACCAGCTGCTTCCGTCGGCCCCCTGCTGCGAGGCGGCCCAGTTCACCCTCGCCGCCGGGCTGGTCCCGGCAGACGACATCGGCGGCGACACCTACGACTACACCCTCGACCGCGACACCCTGCACCTGTCCATCACGGACGCCATGGGCCACGACACGAACTCCGCACTGCTGGCCACCTTGCTGGTCGGCGCGCTGCGGCGGGCTCGCCGCAGCGGCTGCGACGCCCTCAAGCAGGCTCATCACGCCCACCAGGCCCTGCTGAGCCACAGCCGCGGGCTGGCCACCGGACAGTTGCTGTGCGTCGACCTCGAAACCGGCCTGTGCGAACTGGTCAACGCCGGCCACCCCTGGCCGCTGCGGCTGCGTGACGGCACCGTCGAAGAGGTCAAGCTCGCCGTCAACCTGCCGTTCGGTGTGGCGGCACCCGCCTCCTACCGCGTCCAGGAAGTGCAACTGCGTCCCGGAGACCGTCTGATCCTTCTCACCGACGGCATGCAGGAGCGCGGTGCCGCGGCCGCCGACCTGGCCTCGGTCATTCACGAGACACGCGCGCTGCACCCGCGAGAAGCCGTCAGGGCCCTGACCGGCGCGGTCCTCGATGCCTGCCACGGCAGCCTCAGGGACGACGCCACGGTCCTGATCCTGGACTGGCACGGCGATCGCCGCCGACCGGTCGAGACCGGCTCCGGGGAGAGACCGGAGAGACCCGACGGCTCGTAG
- a CDS encoding lysylphosphatidylglycerol synthase transmembrane domain-containing protein, translated as MTAVELPQGRPLQRLPVRRIRQILCLLPLLLVTVVAVRHRSVLAEGFGHLRHAEWPWLLAAAGATCLTWVAASFTRQGAVVERLPRRRLLATQFAAGAANHLLPTGLGAGAVNLRFMTVCGVSLARSSAALALYLLAESIGRLTLLAVLFVAFPDALRLDGLLPDTAVGPLLLGLGAVLVVAVGVLTGVRRVRTAVAAFLRTALGEARSVHTRPSRALALWGGSLAFPALQAAGLAAVGQALGLSVPPLHMAVAYLAATCAVALVPTPGGVGSVEAALVVALVAAGGPVAVATAVVLAYRIITVWVPLVPGALTLGALVRLKVI; from the coding sequence GTGACAGCGGTAGAACTCCCCCAGGGACGCCCTCTCCAGCGCCTCCCCGTCCGCCGTATCCGCCAGATCCTGTGTCTGCTCCCGCTCCTGCTGGTCACCGTCGTGGCGGTGCGGCACCGGTCCGTGCTCGCCGAGGGCTTCGGCCATCTGCGGCACGCCGAGTGGCCGTGGCTCCTCGCCGCGGCCGGTGCCACCTGTCTGACCTGGGTGGCCGCGTCCTTCACCCGGCAGGGCGCGGTGGTGGAGCGGCTGCCCCGGCGGCGGCTGCTGGCGACGCAGTTCGCGGCGGGCGCGGCGAACCACCTGTTGCCGACGGGTCTCGGCGCGGGGGCGGTCAATCTGCGCTTCATGACCGTGTGCGGTGTCTCGCTCGCCCGCTCCTCGGCCGCGCTCGCCCTGTATCTGCTGGCGGAGTCGATCGGCCGGCTCACCCTGCTGGCCGTACTGTTCGTCGCCTTCCCGGACGCGTTGCGCCTGGACGGGCTGCTGCCCGACACCGCGGTCGGTCCGCTGCTGCTGGGCCTGGGCGCGGTGCTCGTGGTGGCTGTGGGTGTGCTCACGGGTGTCCGCCGGGTGCGGACGGCCGTGGCTGCCTTCCTGCGGACCGCGCTGGGCGAGGCCCGCTCGGTGCACACCCGCCCGTCCCGGGCGCTCGCGCTGTGGGGCGGTTCGCTCGCTTTCCCTGCGTTGCAGGCGGCAGGGCTGGCCGCGGTGGGGCAGGCGCTGGGGTTGTCGGTGCCGCCCTTGCACATGGCGGTGGCGTATCTCGCGGCGACCTGCGCGGTGGCGCTGGTGCCCACACCGGGCGGGGTCGGCTCGGTGGAGGCGGCTCTGGTGGTGGCGCTGGTGGCGGCCGGCGGCCCGGTGGCCGTGGCCACGGCGGTGGTGCTCGCCTACCGGATCATCACGGTCTGGGTGCCCCTGGTGCCGGGGGCCCTGACGCTGGGTGCGCTGGTGCGGCTGAAGGTGATCTGA
- a CDS encoding cold-shock protein: MAKGTVKWFNSEKGFGFIEQEGGGPDVFAHYSNIAAQGFRELQEGQKVEFDVTQGQKGPQAENIRPA, translated from the coding sequence GTGGCCAAGGGCACTGTCAAGTGGTTCAACAGCGAGAAGGGCTTCGGCTTCATCGAGCAGGAGGGTGGCGGCCCTGACGTCTTCGCCCACTACTCCAACATCGCCGCCCAGGGATTCCGCGAGCTGCAGGAAGGCCAGAAGGTCGAGTTCGACGTGACCCAGGGCCAGAAGGGCCCGCAGGCGGAGAACATCCGCCCCGCCTGA
- a CDS encoding M1 family metallopeptidase — protein sequence MRYRTRVTAPAALLGTVAALSVASPAHADPETGTPGPETLGDPVFPGLGNDGYRVLAYHLDLAYDATTRLVDATATLTLTPTQELSRLSLDALGLDVHEVLLDGVPAAREQAGEKLRITPAVPLAAHTTATVTVTYTADPRAALAHTAWVPTPDGFAICPQPNTAHTVFPCNDHPSDKADFTIRITVPAGLKGVASGHLVSTEDLGDGRTAYCYRSREPIATEIVQITVGDYVIKDRQGPHGLPLRDVVPTARATALEPALALTPNLVSWIEQRLGAFPFETYGLLPCNNDASNAFDFTGLETQTLTLYKPNFLLQAEKSIGSHMMHELVHSYFGNSVSPATWSDLWLNEGHADFYGLLYRYERGWADSLGLTTMEARMKDTYARGDQWRRSSGPVAAPNEANLFDSQRYLGGVLVLYALRQQVGESVFSAIESTFLERFRNASASTGDYIAVASEVSGTDQSGFLRDWLYGTKTPRMPGHPDWTVTPAGSALRQPQNRTDGHWHDNSATL from the coding sequence ATGAGATATCGCACCAGAGTGACGGCCCCGGCAGCTCTGCTCGGCACCGTGGCGGCCCTGTCCGTGGCCTCCCCGGCGCACGCGGACCCGGAGACCGGCACCCCTGGCCCGGAGACCCTCGGGGATCCCGTCTTCCCGGGCCTAGGCAATGACGGCTACCGCGTCCTTGCCTATCACCTCGACCTCGCGTACGACGCCACGACCCGGCTCGTCGACGCGACGGCGACCCTGACGCTCACCCCCACCCAGGAGCTGAGCCGCCTCTCCCTGGACGCGCTGGGCCTCGACGTGCACGAGGTGCTGCTCGACGGCGTCCCGGCCGCCCGGGAGCAGGCCGGCGAGAAGCTGCGGATCACCCCGGCCGTCCCCCTGGCCGCGCACACCACGGCGACCGTGACCGTGACGTACACGGCGGACCCGCGGGCCGCCCTCGCCCACACCGCCTGGGTGCCCACCCCGGACGGCTTCGCGATCTGCCCCCAGCCCAATACGGCGCACACCGTCTTCCCGTGCAACGACCACCCCTCGGACAAGGCGGACTTCACCATCCGCATCACCGTCCCTGCCGGACTCAAGGGCGTCGCGAGCGGCCACCTGGTGAGCACCGAGGACCTCGGCGACGGCCGGACCGCGTACTGCTACCGGTCCCGGGAGCCGATCGCCACCGAGATCGTGCAGATCACGGTCGGCGACTACGTGATCAAGGATCGGCAGGGGCCGCACGGACTCCCGCTCAGGGACGTCGTCCCGACCGCCCGGGCCACCGCTTTGGAGCCCGCGCTCGCCCTCACCCCGAACCTGGTGAGCTGGATCGAACAGCGGCTCGGGGCCTTCCCGTTCGAGACGTACGGCCTGCTGCCGTGCAACAACGACGCCTCGAACGCCTTCGACTTCACGGGTCTGGAGACCCAGACCCTCACCCTGTACAAGCCGAACTTCCTGCTCCAGGCGGAGAAGAGCATCGGCTCGCACATGATGCACGAGCTGGTCCACTCCTACTTCGGCAACAGCGTGAGCCCGGCCACCTGGTCCGACCTGTGGCTCAACGAGGGCCACGCCGACTTCTACGGGCTGCTCTACCGCTACGAGCGCGGCTGGGCCGACTCCCTCGGTCTGACCACGATGGAAGCCCGCATGAAGGACACCTACGCGCGCGGCGACCAGTGGCGCAGGTCCTCGGGCCCGGTCGCCGCCCCGAACGAGGCGAACCTCTTCGACAGCCAGCGCTACCTGGGCGGCGTCCTCGTCCTGTACGCACTGCGCCAGCAGGTCGGCGAGAGCGTCTTCAGCGCGATCGAGTCCACCTTCCTGGAGCGCTTCCGCAACGCCTCGGCGTCGACCGGCGACTACATCGCCGTCGCCTCGGAGGTCTCCGGCACCGACCAGTCCGGCTTCCTGCGGGACTGGCTCTACGGCACCAAGACCCCGAGGATGCCCGGCCACCCGGACTGGACGGTGACGCCGGCCGGCTCCGCGCTGCGGCAGCCGCAGAACCGGACGGACGGCCACTGGCACGACAACTCGGCGACCCTCTAG
- a CDS encoding ABC transporter ATP-binding protein — protein sequence METTAWTQLHSVMTAEQERRPFARATLRRIGSFARPHRTRIVRFVVLGVATALLAVATPVLAGHIVDAIVSGDDEGKVVRLALLIALIAVAEAALGVLGRRLSAALGEGLILDLRTAVFDHVQRMPVAFFTRTRTGALVSRLNNDVIGAQRAFSNTLSGVVSNLVTLLLTLVVMLTLSWQITLLALALLPVFVIPARRMGSRMARMQREAAALNAAMGTRMTERFSAPGATLVKLFGRPEQESEEFAARARRVADIGVRTATAQSVFITALTLVSALALALVYGLGGWFALRGTLEPGAVVSLALLLTRMYAPLTALAGARVEVMSALVSFERVFEVLDLKPLIEDKPDARAVPEGPVAVEFSDVRFGYPSADKVSLASLEEVASLDTRGGAEVLHGVSFRAEPGQTVALVGSSGAGKSTVAQLLPRLYDVDEGAVRIGGVDVRDVTAGSLRATLGMVTQDGHLFHDTVRANLLLARPEAAEAELWDALRRSRLDDLVRSLPDGLDTVVGERGYRLSGGERQRMTIARLLLARQRVVILDEATAHLDNTSEAAVQEALAEALEGRTAIVIAHRLSTVRAADQILVVEDGRIVERGTHEELLVLDGRYAELYRTQFASHDDGVTETVVA from the coding sequence ATGGAGACCACAGCCTGGACACAGCTGCACAGTGTCATGACCGCCGAGCAGGAGCGCCGCCCGTTCGCCCGCGCGACACTGCGCCGGATCGGCTCGTTCGCCCGCCCGCACCGTACCCGTATAGTCCGTTTCGTCGTACTCGGGGTGGCGACCGCGCTGCTCGCCGTCGCCACGCCCGTGCTGGCCGGACACATCGTCGACGCGATCGTGTCGGGCGACGACGAGGGCAAGGTCGTACGCCTGGCCCTGCTCATCGCCCTCATCGCGGTCGCGGAGGCCGCCCTCGGCGTCCTCGGCAGACGGCTGTCGGCCGCGCTCGGGGAGGGACTCATCCTCGATCTGCGGACGGCTGTGTTCGATCATGTGCAGCGCATGCCGGTCGCGTTCTTCACACGCACTCGTACGGGAGCGCTGGTCTCCCGTCTCAACAATGACGTCATCGGCGCGCAGCGCGCCTTCAGCAACACCCTGTCGGGCGTGGTCAGCAACCTGGTCACCCTGCTGCTGACCCTTGTGGTGATGCTCACCCTGTCCTGGCAGATCACCCTGCTCGCGCTCGCGCTGCTCCCGGTGTTCGTGATCCCGGCCCGCCGCATGGGCAGCCGGATGGCCCGGATGCAGCGGGAGGCGGCCGCGCTGAACGCGGCCATGGGCACGCGGATGACCGAGCGGTTCTCCGCGCCCGGCGCCACCCTGGTCAAGCTCTTCGGCCGCCCCGAGCAGGAGTCCGAGGAGTTCGCGGCCCGGGCTCGTCGCGTGGCCGACATCGGTGTCCGGACCGCCACCGCCCAGTCGGTGTTCATCACCGCCCTGACCCTGGTCTCCGCGCTGGCTCTCGCCCTGGTCTACGGCCTCGGCGGCTGGTTCGCCCTGCGCGGCACCCTGGAACCGGGTGCCGTGGTATCCCTCGCGCTGCTCCTGACCCGCATGTACGCCCCGCTCACCGCCCTCGCCGGTGCCCGCGTCGAGGTCATGAGCGCCTTGGTCAGCTTCGAGCGGGTCTTCGAGGTACTCGATCTGAAGCCGCTGATCGAGGACAAGCCGGACGCCCGAGCGGTCCCCGAGGGTCCGGTCGCCGTCGAGTTCTCGGACGTCCGCTTCGGCTATCCCTCCGCCGACAAGGTCTCCCTGGCCTCCCTGGAGGAGGTCGCCTCCCTCGACACCCGCGGCGGCGCCGAGGTCCTGCACGGCGTCTCGTTCCGCGCCGAACCCGGCCAGACCGTCGCCCTCGTCGGCTCCTCCGGCGCCGGGAAGTCGACCGTCGCGCAACTGCTGCCGCGGCTGTACGACGTGGACGAGGGCGCCGTACGCATCGGCGGCGTCGACGTCCGCGACGTGACCGCCGGGTCCCTGCGGGCCACCCTCGGCATGGTCACCCAGGACGGCCATCTCTTCCACGACACGGTCCGCGCGAACCTGCTGCTGGCCCGCCCGGAGGCGGCCGAGGCCGAGCTGTGGGACGCCCTGCGCCGCTCCCGCCTGGACGATCTCGTACGGTCCCTGCCGGACGGTCTCGACACCGTGGTCGGCGAGCGCGGCTACCGGCTCTCCGGCGGCGAGCGTCAGCGCATGACCATCGCCCGTCTCCTGCTGGCCCGCCAGCGGGTGGTCATCCTCGACGAGGCCACCGCCCACCTGGACAACACCTCGGAGGCCGCCGTCCAGGAGGCGCTCGCCGAGGCGCTGGAGGGCAGGACGGCGATCGTGATCGCCCACCGGCTGTCCACGGTCCGCGCGGCCGACCAGATCCTGGTGGTCGAGGACGGGCGGATCGTGGAACGGGGGACGCACGAGGAACTGCTCGTGCTCGACGGCCGGTACGCGGAGCTGTACCGGACCCAGTTCGCGTCGCACGACGACGGGGTGACCGAGACCGTCGTGGCGTAG
- a CDS encoding STAS domain-containing protein, translating into MLPLTDRPGWQAAGEISLLTRPAWERTLDHLARSDEETCHLELSAVTFVDVAGVSALAMTAQGLSQGRRIVLEEPPATLRRVLDMFWPDLLTVEVMGR; encoded by the coding sequence ATGCTCCCGCTGACGGACCGGCCCGGCTGGCAAGCGGCAGGCGAGATCAGTCTGCTCACCCGCCCGGCCTGGGAGCGGACGCTGGACCACCTTGCCCGGAGCGACGAAGAGACGTGCCACTTGGAGCTTTCAGCGGTCACCTTCGTCGACGTCGCCGGTGTCTCCGCCCTGGCGATGACCGCCCAAGGCCTTTCGCAGGGGCGACGCATCGTGCTCGAGGAGCCGCCCGCCACCCTGCGGCGCGTTCTGGACATGTTCTGGCCGGACCTGCTTACTGTCGAGGTGATGGGGCGATGA
- a CDS encoding mechanosensitive ion channel family protein — protein sequence MDDMVGAGIAVVAGLVAAFLLRMLLKWLGKHADRTKWGGDDVLVAALRTVVPSAAVAGGIAVAAAALPLTKAVQHTVNQVLTVLLIFVVTVAAARLVAGLVRTVTTSRSGVAGSATIFVNITRVLVLAIGFLVVLQTLGISIAPMLTALGVGGLAVALALQDTLANLFAGIHILASKTVQPGDYIRLASGEEGYVEDINWRQTTVRALSNNLIVVPNGELAKTNMTNFMRPEQQLTILVQVGVAYDSDLDHVERVTCEVVTQVMTEIEGAVPEHEPLVRFHTFGDSRIGFTVILGVGEFSDQFRIKHEFIKQLHKRYREEGIRIPAPARTVALQQGSVSIPQQRGAQIMIEPGEVSSTRLD from the coding sequence ATGGACGACATGGTCGGCGCCGGCATCGCCGTGGTGGCGGGCCTGGTGGCGGCTTTCCTGCTGCGCATGCTGCTCAAGTGGCTGGGCAAGCACGCGGACCGCACCAAGTGGGGCGGCGACGACGTCCTCGTGGCCGCGCTGCGGACGGTGGTGCCCTCGGCGGCGGTCGCGGGCGGCATCGCCGTAGCCGCGGCGGCGCTGCCGCTGACCAAGGCGGTCCAGCACACCGTCAACCAGGTGCTGACCGTGCTGCTGATCTTCGTCGTCACGGTGGCGGCGGCCCGGCTGGTCGCAGGGCTCGTGCGGACGGTCACCACGTCCCGCTCCGGGGTCGCCGGTTCGGCCACGATCTTCGTCAACATCACGCGGGTGCTGGTCCTGGCGATCGGATTCCTGGTCGTCCTGCAGACCCTCGGCATCTCCATAGCGCCGATGCTCACCGCCCTCGGCGTCGGCGGTCTCGCGGTCGCGCTCGCCCTTCAGGACACCCTCGCCAACCTCTTCGCGGGCATCCACATCCTCGCCTCCAAGACCGTCCAGCCCGGCGACTACATCCGGCTGGCCAGCGGCGAGGAGGGCTACGTCGAGGACATCAACTGGCGCCAGACGACGGTCCGCGCGCTCTCCAACAACCTGATCGTCGTGCCCAACGGCGAGCTCGCCAAGACGAACATGACCAACTTCATGCGTCCCGAGCAGCAGTTGACGATCCTGGTGCAGGTCGGGGTGGCCTACGACAGCGATCTCGACCACGTCGAGCGGGTCACCTGCGAGGTCGTCACCCAGGTCATGACGGAGATCGAGGGCGCGGTCCCGGAGCACGAACCGCTGGTGCGCTTCCACACGTTCGGCGACTCCCGCATCGGCTTCACGGTCATCCTGGGCGTCGGCGAGTTCAGCGACCAGTTCCGCATCAAGCACGAGTTCATCAAGCAGCTGCACAAGCGCTACCGCGAGGAGGGCATCCGGATTCCCGCGCCCGCGCGGACCGTTGCCCTCCAGCAGGGGTCGGTGTCGATTCCGCAGCAGCGCGGGGCCCAGATCATGATCGAGCCGGGCGAGGTGTCCTCCACCCGGCTCGACTGA
- a CDS encoding SpoIIE family protein phosphatase: MEPGDRLLLHTDGIVDARDAEGRRFGRERADFVVRHHSGRQTLHETLRRLMHAVLDHHCGRLDDDAAVLPAEWRAGHQHRLVP; the protein is encoded by the coding sequence ATGGAGCCGGGCGACCGGCTGCTGCTGCACACCGACGGGATCGTCGACGCCCGCGATGCCGAGGGACGGCGGTTCGGCCGTGAGCGTGCCGACTTCGTCGTCCGCCACCACTCCGGCCGCCAGACCCTGCACGAGACCCTGCGTCGGCTGATGCACGCCGTCCTCGACCACCACTGCGGCCGCCTGGACGACGACGCCGCCGTCCTGCCGGCCGAATGGCGCGCCGGCCACCAGCACCGGCTCGTCCCCTGA